A segment of the Xenorhabdus bovienii SS-2004 genome:
CTGACCAAAGAACGCCATCTGCAACGGCTTGTCAGTCACATTATCGATGTTGTAATCGACAGAAACCGCGTAATTACCGCGTTTCAAAATGAAGGTTTTGACATAAACAACACCATCTGGTGCAGTGTAAGTCATCGGAATACGCAATTCATTCTGACCATCAGCCAAAACGTAGCTATCCTGAGTGGTGTGGTAAAACGGGCGGTCAGCTTGATTATCTGGGCCATTGGTGCCAGTTAATCCACTTTGAGCCTGATAAATGAATTCAGGGGTGCTTTCGAGCAGTTTGAATGGTTTGTTTGAACCGAGGGTATCAGGATAGGCCAGCAGATCAGCCTCTTCGATATCACCGCCACGGGTATTGATGTGCAAAGAAAGCACATCCGTTTTCACGGTGATCAGTTTACCTTGCCCACTGCTAGCTTCACTACTCGGCGTATTTGCTTGTTGCGTGATCTGTGCCGTTGGTTGTGGGTTCTGATCTTTCTCCCACGCCTGCCAGACCAAGAACGAAACAAACAGCAAAGCGATGAAAAGAAGATTGCGTTGCGAATCCATCGTTAATGTTCTCTGTTATCTTCGTTTTTTTTAGGTGGGACAGGATCATCACCACCTACGTGTAAGGGGTGGCATTTTAATATGCGTTTCACTGTTAACCAACTGCCTTTTATCATTCCAAACCTGCGCAATGCCTCAATGCCATATTGAGAACAGGTAGGATGAAAACGACAGCGAGGCCCCAACAGTGGACTGATCACCAACTGGTAGCCCCTGATTATCGCAATCAAGAGCCGCGAACCAAGCGACAGTGACGACGCCATAATTTGCCCAACGCCTCCGTTAGCTCACGATTATCAAGCTCAGCAACCCCTTTCC
Coding sequences within it:
- the yidD gene encoding membrane protein insertion efficiency factor YidD → MASSLSLGSRLLIAIIRGYQLVISPLLGPRCRFHPTCSQYGIEALRRFGMIKGSWLTVKRILKCHPLHVGGDDPVPPKKNEDNREH